From Sulfurovum zhangzhouensis, the proteins below share one genomic window:
- a CDS encoding sensor histidine kinase yields the protein MKSYEKESLFKNFLVFFSLLEILLILLFSELYRTEKTEYHQDILKTMQVCSYSFECEQFHFDFVPKEDNVLNKLYEKEALYAFFHIPKSKKFYVKISYPLDKLYMDIKEIQKGLWIKFILATILLMGVALFFTFYSLKPIRKALRLNDEFIKDILHDFNTPITSMLLNIKMFKDEIGENPFVERLSHSIDTLLLLQNNLKSFLHNSPSQKSSVDVGKLAQTRLKFIQNIYPKLTYEYIEHNDLVKTTNQELLTRIFDNLISNAAKYNKPHGKVTLTVNKTSVVIEDTGKGIQDVERVLQRYYKEQDRGIGLGLPIVQKLTRELNIILHIESYVGKGTKVILDFKHLHKGEK from the coding sequence TTGAAAAGTTATGAAAAAGAATCTCTCTTTAAGAACTTTTTAGTCTTTTTTTCTCTTTTAGAGATACTATTGATCCTTTTATTTAGTGAACTGTACCGTACAGAAAAAACCGAGTACCATCAAGACATTCTAAAGACCATGCAAGTATGCAGCTACTCTTTTGAGTGTGAACAGTTTCACTTTGACTTTGTCCCAAAAGAAGATAATGTACTGAATAAACTCTACGAAAAAGAAGCGCTCTATGCTTTTTTTCATATCCCAAAATCAAAGAAATTCTATGTAAAAATCTCCTATCCTCTGGATAAACTCTATATGGATATTAAAGAGATACAAAAAGGGCTGTGGATCAAATTTATACTTGCTACCATTTTACTGATGGGAGTAGCTTTATTTTTTACTTTTTACAGTCTCAAACCGATCCGTAAAGCATTACGACTCAATGATGAATTTATCAAAGATATCCTACATGATTTTAACACCCCTATCACTTCTATGTTATTGAATATCAAAATGTTCAAAGATGAAATAGGCGAAAATCCATTTGTAGAACGTCTCTCCCACAGCATTGACACCCTATTATTGTTACAGAACAACCTCAAAAGTTTTTTACATAATTCTCCTTCACAAAAGAGCAGTGTTGATGTAGGGAAATTAGCTCAAACCCGTTTAAAGTTCATACAAAACATTTATCCTAAACTTACCTATGAATATATTGAACATAATGATCTGGTTAAAACTACGAATCAAGAGCTGCTTACACGTATCTTTGACAACCTTATAAGCAATGCGGCAAAATATAATAAACCTCATGGCAAAGTGACCTTGACAGTAAACAAAACTTCCGTTGTCATTGAAGATACAGGTAAAGGTATCCAAGACGTTGAACGAGTTCTCCAACGCTATTATAAAGAACAGGACCGCGGTATAGGACTTGGTCTTCCTATCGTTCAAAAACTGACAAGAGAACTTAATATTATACTTCATATTGAAAGTTACGTAGGTAAAGGGACAAAAGTAATATTGGATTTTAAACATCTACATAAGGGTGAGAAATGA
- the ruvA gene encoding Holliday junction branch migration protein RuvA produces MIVGIEGTIERKDPTFVHINVNGLIYEVMISLNTSNAIQDKRVKLFTTQIIREDAHLLFGFMDMNEKKMFDTVLKINGVGPKVGLAICSTFTPETFARVVSSKDVGLLKRVPGIGPKAASRILVELADFIVDGEGESSGNSAMVEAIMALESLGFKKDAIQKALSGCSGDTSTLVKEGLKKLQRL; encoded by the coding sequence ATGATCGTAGGAATTGAAGGAACTATAGAGCGTAAAGATCCGACCTTTGTACATATCAATGTTAACGGATTGATCTATGAAGTGATGATCTCACTAAATACTTCTAATGCTATTCAAGATAAAAGAGTAAAGCTCTTTACTACACAGATCATACGTGAAGACGCACATCTTTTATTCGGTTTTATGGATATGAATGAGAAGAAGATGTTTGATACTGTACTGAAGATCAATGGTGTAGGGCCGAAAGTAGGGCTTGCTATCTGTTCGACTTTTACTCCTGAAACCTTTGCGAGGGTAGTGAGTTCCAAAGATGTAGGACTTCTTAAGAGAGTACCGGGTATCGGACCAAAGGCAGCGAGCCGTATTTTGGTCGAATTGGCAGACTTTATCGTGGATGGAGAGGGAGAAAGTAGTGGAAACAGTGCCATGGTAGAGGCGATCATGGCTCTTGAGAGCCTTGGTTTCAAAAAAGATGCGATTCAAAAAGCCCTTTCAGGCTGTAGCGGTGACACAAGTACCCTTGTCAAAGAGGGACTTAAAAAGTTACAACGTCTTTAG